From the Lycorma delicatula isolate Av1 chromosome 4, ASM4794821v1, whole genome shotgun sequence genome, the window GGTATGGTATAAAACACAATCTTGTGGGATACTAgaccaaatttatatttaaattttactatagtcACTATAGAGAGAGATTACACcacatgttaaattttattatagtcaCTATAGAGAGAGATTACACCACATGTTCCAAGCTATTAGTCCTGTGTTATGATGTATAATCATCTTACAGAGTCCAACTTTGACAACTAAACACTTAATATAAGTTGATCTCCCTTTTTCTCTCATTAACATAATCATATGttggtttgaaaaaaatttaaagttgatcaagtaattgctATATTGTAATGACATTTGTGGTCAAAAATTTTTGAccacaatttttcaatttcaggtggaataaatcttaatataataGAAGAAATCAATTTACTTGTAAGCGATACAACAGTAGTGATATAATTAACTCCACGAGCAAACTTTCACTGGTTAAAAACATGGCAAAATAacacttcaaaattaataaatattaacaattcacTTTCATTATTAGATTAAGCAACAAGTAAACACAAGTGCAGTTCAAAACTTACCTGTTTTAGTTTGTTACAACGAAAACCCACACGTTATTATATcaaatcaattttgaaataaatttctcatAATTTCATGAAATCACACATTTCAAATAATACTTAAACCGTAATTGCTAACTCAAAAAAATAAGATCTCTGGCCAAATTAAGTAAATGGCTATTGACATTTTTCGAAATTAATCGGCAATTTCCCGCCAACTACTTGTAGATTAATTTCTGCGTCAAGCTATGCgaaatataattcagttatattcttattaaaaaagaatttatgctTAACACAACATATTAACGTTTCATGTGTTAGTAACAGACAGTAAATTCTTTGTCACTTACAAACGTGTTTTAAAACATAACCTCTAAACATAATACATGGACTACAACCACAactacttgaaaataataattttatttcaattaatatcagataaatttcattgaattttaaatatttaaacagaaaaatgagaattaaaataaataccttgCAGAGAAATACACTGTTATATGTCACCGTACAATAATCACTATCGAATCTGCTACACGCAATTGGAAGTATCATATAACCATCGATAGATAGTCTTTTTAAACTTCAATCGATATTTCTTTACTATTCTTTCATGCAAGAAATACGTACTGAAACAGCTATACTTAAAATTATGTAGTATAGCTGAATGGAATTATCAAGTTGAATAAAACCTgaataaaacccaccgggttggtctagtggcgaactcgtttcgcaagtcagctgatttctaagtggagagttctaacattaaaattaaaaattaaggtagttatttttatactgatttcaaTACTAGTTCGttgatatcagtgttctttggcggttgggttttaattaaccatacatctcaggaatggtcgacctgagaccgtacaagacttttcattaatattcatacatatcatccatacgatggttccggaggctaaactgagaaagaaagaaaaatttctttctgcTGGGCTGCggtttataattgatttttgtggTCATAACTTTTggttgttttattaaatctttttgttatcaaaagatgtttaaaatttcttcccATGTTTGCATTAGTTCTTTACTTAaacttattacataatttaactgTACTGCTTGAGATGAAATGTGCCATCATTATCAGTAATACCAAATGTATATTGTATAACTGGTAAAAATTACATGATTCCATTGTTAAGATCTAGTTGGTGTCAGCTTTCAAGAGCATTTCAGAAAATGGACTGAAGTGGGTTTGTACTGATTCTACTGTCAAGACTAAGTTTTTGTTAGTCAAGTTTTTCATGCGGGTTGGAaggtgtattttaaataaaggtgaGGGGAACCATGCTGTTGTCGCACCAGAATGAGGTAAAAAACACGTATGTGCTCACCTGAGTATGTCTATCTGTGGGCATCATAAGCCCCCTCCCACCAATAAATTCCCACTACATCTGCTCACTATCTTCCTACACAAACCCAGAGACAAGCAAAATGAACTACTTAACACAACCAACTATGCTTACAAAACTTTACTaacaaacatgataaaaattacaaactaattgtTTGATACAAACACCTCCACCAGCATTCAAATAACCAGTTTTTCCCAGTTTCAAAGCTAACTAGAAGAAGCATAGATTTAGataattcactttttaaatatatatttctgaaaaaaatcaattacaagaATATTGAAAAGTATCTTTAAAATACACCTTATTTTCATGACATACAGATTTGTAATGGTTTTGTTCATGTTGAGACATTGTTATATATCACttaatccaaaaatgttttatttttgttaaatttcacttttattttttgttaaatttgataaaatcaaatttttaaattaataaatttaaaaaccaaaaaaattaataaaccaaataaattaataaaccacGACTAGTTTTTTAAAACTAGTCTTGGTtcctaacaaattaaattaaacatccagtcagttttatacaaaaataaaaattaatttagaaatttattgtcagttttttacaaaaattaaattaaaaataatttaaaaaaattaaaatcacttgcTTTTAGTAACCATCACATGTTTtagtaatattcaataaaaataggtTCTTTTAtccgtataataaattaaattaaaaaaaattaaaatcacttgcTTTTAGTAACCATCACATGTTTtagtaatattcaataaaaataggtTCTTTGATCCGTATAATAGACagaaaattttatcatctttGGCCTCAATCGCCtttattaccaaaaatttttttttatattttttaaatttattttttaaattttctcttatttgtaGTATTACTTCTTAGCTGTCTCTCTTGTGACTGTACTCTACAGCTGGTAGATTGACCACCAgctgtagtttttcttttttccctactTGTCCTTTTCTCAGTTGCTTCTGTTGGatctgtagtttttcttttttccctactTGTCCTTTTCTCAGTTGCTTCTGTTGGATTGGGTACTACCACTGTACCTCTTTTCTTGTACCAATCTATTA encodes:
- the LOC142323942 gene encoding uncharacterized protein LOC142323942, coding for MDQFKHWIFKLKDDIYSRIFWKPPKSNNLEYITEIILICLVLSLIWWCIQKHVERLIDWYKKRGTVVVPNPTEATEKRTSREKRKTTDPTEATEKRTSREKRKTTAGGQSTSCRVQSQERQLRSNTTNKRKFKK